From the Leptospira biflexa serovar Patoc strain 'Patoc 1 (Paris)' genome, one window contains:
- a CDS encoding S41 family peptidase produces the protein MKRFVYLLSFFTLLSFALPVGFISCEPEAKKAQNRETNFTYVDFETVIRTVDKLYIDKHINVNRAYTDAASFAFLSLPHPLYIYPESYFKEREKYDDKEDLWPGTTFKISPSDKFVVFDPDYAQVEKIQKEKRKKNENRKLSDAELKKLIEKEKLKKSVISARWEEINFSRKDFDRVVTYIQDNLEKYKTPVLKGLVELDGELPDDEEEDKKEFRMEQVFVAAANGYLNSLDPHSNVFLEEVWEESMSKISDGSFEGIGAILSGGGSREVIVENPLEGSPALKAGIRSGDNIVAVDGKLIKNLSLDKVVKKIKGPKATKVVLTISRKGNTGKIDIEVIRDKITIKNVTYHLVKENPQVAYIKLTGFVKPGNGEPPIDTQIADALAEMERTAKENGKPLKAVILDLRGNSGGYLDLAVDIADMFIEKGIIVSTRTPGRSDEEKPAKIKDITKLPLAILMNSKSASASEIVASAIQHHGRGILLGERTFGKATVQTLKKLDNNPNYLLKITNARYYSPSGKTIQVVGVSPDIEVSEEADGTFPFRYREEDMWNHLPLIPHEGVVKSRFNINAIKDYAKKNGKADTYLKEHSNDAIKPDYMLIRSLDYIEGMINTKS, from the coding sequence TTGAAACGATTTGTTTATCTACTTTCCTTTTTCACCCTTCTAAGTTTTGCCCTCCCAGTTGGGTTTATTTCCTGCGAACCAGAAGCGAAAAAAGCGCAAAACCGCGAGACCAATTTCACATACGTAGACTTCGAAACAGTCATTCGAACAGTGGACAAACTGTATATTGACAAACACATCAATGTCAACCGAGCTTACACGGATGCAGCCAGTTTTGCTTTTTTAAGTTTACCCCATCCGCTTTATATTTATCCGGAAAGTTATTTTAAAGAGAGAGAAAAATACGACGATAAAGAGGACCTTTGGCCAGGAACTACGTTCAAAATCTCTCCTTCTGATAAATTTGTAGTTTTTGATCCTGATTATGCCCAGGTGGAAAAAATCCAAAAAGAAAAACGGAAAAAAAATGAAAACCGTAAGTTATCAGATGCAGAGCTCAAAAAACTGATCGAAAAAGAAAAATTAAAAAAATCAGTCATCTCTGCACGTTGGGAAGAAATCAATTTTTCCAGAAAAGATTTTGACCGAGTCGTTACATACATCCAAGACAATTTAGAAAAATACAAAACTCCAGTTTTAAAAGGATTAGTAGAACTTGATGGGGAACTTCCCGATGACGAGGAAGAAGACAAAAAAGAGTTCCGCATGGAACAAGTGTTTGTTGCGGCGGCAAATGGTTATCTCAATTCTCTCGATCCACACTCCAATGTATTTTTAGAGGAAGTTTGGGAAGAATCCATGTCCAAAATCAGCGATGGTTCCTTTGAAGGAATCGGAGCTATCCTTTCTGGTGGAGGAAGCCGAGAAGTCATCGTTGAAAATCCATTAGAAGGTAGCCCGGCCCTCAAAGCCGGAATCCGCAGTGGAGATAACATTGTGGCTGTAGATGGTAAACTCATCAAAAATTTATCCCTTGATAAAGTGGTTAAAAAAATCAAAGGACCTAAAGCCACCAAAGTTGTGTTAACCATCTCTCGAAAAGGGAATACAGGAAAAATTGATATCGAAGTGATTCGTGATAAAATCACAATCAAAAATGTTACCTACCATCTCGTAAAAGAAAATCCACAAGTGGCTTATATCAAACTGACAGGATTTGTAAAACCTGGAAATGGGGAACCACCAATTGATACTCAAATTGCAGATGCACTTGCTGAAATGGAAAGAACGGCAAAAGAGAATGGAAAACCACTTAAGGCCGTTATTTTGGATTTACGTGGTAACTCTGGTGGGTATTTAGATTTAGCAGTCGATATCGCAGATATGTTTATCGAAAAAGGAATCATTGTTTCTACAAGAACTCCTGGAAGAAGTGATGAAGAAAAACCTGCAAAAATCAAAGATATCACAAAACTACCGTTAGCAATTCTTATGAATTCTAAATCTGCCTCCGCATCTGAAATTGTTGCCAGTGCCATCCAACACCATGGAAGAGGAATTTTACTTGGGGAAAGAACCTTTGGAAAAGCAACAGTTCAAACACTCAAAAAATTAGATAATAATCCAAATTATCTCTTAAAAATTACCAATGCGAGATACTATTCTCCATCTGGAAAAACCATCCAAGTGGTAGGAGTCTCACCAGACATCGAAGTTTCAGAAGAAGCAGATGGAACCTTCCCTTTCCGATACCGTGAAGAAGATATGTGGAACCACTTACCACTCATCCCTCACGAAGGAGTTGTTAAGTCTCGATTCAATATCAATGCGATCAAAGACTATGCCAAAAAGAATGGAAAGGCAGATACGTATTTGAAAGAACATTCCAATGATGCCATCAAACCGGATTATATGTTGATTCGAAGTTTGGATTATATCGAAGGGATGATCAATACAAAATCATAG
- a CDS encoding pyridoxine 5'-phosphate synthase gives MTQLSVNVNKIATLRNSRGGSLPSVLKLSELILDSGAHGITVHPRSDERHITKQDVFELQEFLRTYNEKITKLGISKKEYNIEGEPSERFLDLVLKAKPDQATLVPVKPGEITSDHGFQFADQKTFSTLKPIVEAIRKEGIRVSLFMETDFTFYDQVVALGAERIELYTGPFAHAFDLSEEKGKEIFTDYQRAAIEANKLGLAVNAGHDLDTNNLRVFAKLPYLKEVSIGHRLMAQSLVDGLETTVKSYLKVLSLGNETE, from the coding sequence ATGACCCAATTAAGTGTCAATGTCAATAAGATCGCCACTCTCCGCAATTCTCGTGGAGGATCCCTTCCTAGTGTCCTGAAACTGTCAGAACTCATCTTGGATTCAGGTGCTCATGGGATCACTGTTCACCCTCGTTCGGACGAAAGGCATATCACCAAACAAGATGTATTCGAATTACAGGAGTTTTTACGAACTTACAACGAAAAAATTACTAAATTAGGAATTTCTAAAAAAGAGTACAATATAGAAGGCGAACCAAGTGAACGTTTTTTAGACCTAGTACTCAAAGCAAAACCAGACCAAGCCACTCTCGTTCCCGTGAAACCAGGCGAAATCACCTCGGATCATGGATTTCAATTTGCCGATCAAAAAACGTTTTCGACCTTAAAACCCATTGTAGAGGCAATTCGAAAGGAAGGGATCCGTGTTTCTTTGTTTATGGAAACCGATTTTACGTTTTATGACCAAGTGGTTGCCCTTGGTGCCGAACGAATTGAACTCTATACAGGTCCTTTTGCACATGCTTTCGATCTTTCGGAAGAAAAAGGAAAAGAAATTTTCACTGATTACCAAAGAGCCGCCATTGAGGCAAACAAACTAGGGTTAGCTGTGAATGCGGGACACGATTTGGATACCAATAATCTACGAGTGTTTGCAAAACTTCCTTACTTAAAAGAAGTTTCCATTGGGCATCGTTTGATGGCCCAAAGTTTAGTGGATGGTTTAGAAACGACAGTCAAATCCTATCTCAAAGTTCTTTCGCTAGGGAACGAAACTGAGTGA